AACTTCAATATTAAAAGTATCTCCTGCTGATAAATTGCTTTTATCAGTAGTAATTGATGAGACTTTAAGGTCTGCCACTTTAATATTGACACTGGTGGTTTTAGTAACTGTTGAACCTTGAACAAAAGACCAAGTATCCATTGATTTTTCATTACCAAAACTATAACTACCTTTTCCACCGTTACCAGATCCTGACGAAGCGCTGTACGTTCCCCATTTGTGCCCATTGGCAAGAGTGGTACCAATAGTGGTACCACTGCTTAATCCTGTTAAATTGGTAAGAGGACTAGACTTTTCTCCTGCTAGACCTGTTAAAATTAAAGAATCGTCCCAATACACAACATCAGATTCTACAGAAAGATCTGCTCTTAGTAATTCAATAATGATACCTTTTGGGTTAATTTCCATATCGATATAAGGGAAATGAACTTCTCCACCTTTCAAGGTAACACTTACTTTAACGGGGATATTGCCTGTAATGGGCAGGTTATTTCCAGCACCGTCTTTTCCATTCCAAAAAACAGTATTAATCCCCATTTCAGAGTCTCCTGTTAATGTTCTTGAAGGAAAAACTACCCCTGGATCATCGCTTTCAATAAGAACGACATAAGTACCATGAGAATCTGAATCAAAAGCAATATTGCCTCCTTTTTCTCCCATTTGTCCTGCCGTACCATCTACACCCGAAAATGTAATATTACTAGCAGTAGCGGTTGATCTGGGAGATTTAAGCCACGTAGAAACACCTCCTGGCACTGCTTTGCTATTGGAAGATATAGGTAAATCCGTTGATGGTAAATTATAAAACAATTTATGAGTCAATCCCTTAGGACCATCTGGATCTCTTGGATCTTGACCTTGTGTAGCAGTAATGGTTGAAGTAGTTAAACTTTTATAGGTTTGTTTATTAGCACTGTCTACAAAACCTTTAGAATTAACATACGAAATAAAACCAACCCCATTAGAGCCATTGTTATTTACATGGTATATATATCCGTCTTTGGTTAATACATAGTTTTTACCATAAAAAGATTTAGCTTCTGTAAAGCTAGCATTAATTATAAAATTAAACTGGTTGGTATACACTCTCCCATTTACCCATGCGTTATTAGCAGAATTTCTAACCGACACGTCCCATGCTGCGATACTTGCAGTGGTACCGGCATTATTATTTGCTTGAGACCAACTGCCTGTCGCAGCCATATCAACTTGAGGAGTATCTGATGCGGTAATACCTCCTGGTGCAATAAATTCAATTTTCCAAATACCCACTTGGTCATTCGTAGCTAATCTGTTAAAAGTGGAATACGCATCACCAACGGTAGCACCTGTTGAACTAGGGCCAGCAACCTCTGCAATTCGATTCGGAATTTGACCTGTTGTATTGGCCCCACTTGTATATACTGTACCATCTGGTGCGGTAAGTCTTATTCTACCATTTCTTACTCCTTGGGCGCTAGAAGCAGCATGAATTGTTTCACCGCTTTTCACATACGCATAATGTATTCCAAGATTACCATAGGGATAACTAGCTGTATTCACTCCTGTTCCACTCACCAAAAATGCTCGGTTTCCTACTGCATCACTTGGGTATAGATCTTTTGACCCTTCTGCATAACCATAGCTTAATCCTAAAAATAAAAAAACTAAGCTGTATAAAAATTTGTTCATTAAAATTATGTTAAAATTGAAATTTGTTTTATTTTCTGATTTAAACATAATGAAGGAGGGCCTCTATCTTTAAGATTAATAAATATTTCATGAATAATAACGCATTGTTCTCTGGTGGGAATTTTGCGTTTTACACAAAAAGAAGATAACAAAAACTTAGATTCAATGACGAGATAAGCTTTTTGTATTTCTTGAGATCTAGTAAGGATTAAAGAATTTTTTTCTTGAGATCTGGTAAAAAAGCCACTAGATTCAGACTCTTTAACGAGCCGTAATTCTTCTTTTTTAGGGCCATTTTTTTTAGAAACTTTTGAGAGTGTATTTTGTTTTACAGCCTTCGCTGGAGTTTTTGTATATTTTGTCTTATGTTTTTCATGCTTAAACTTACCATTTTTAAGCTCTTGAGCATTGATAATTGTGGCACCGTTGCTTACAAATACAGAGATGCTATCTTGTTTATTAGAGACATAAACACCTAACCCAACAGTCTGTGTACCAGTTGAAATATGTATTGTGGGAGTTTGTGCAAAAATAGGGATTGAGACCCACAACAGAAAAATACACCCCAAAAAAGTGAGCTGCTGTGTGTTTATTTTTTTAAATAATAAGGAAGAAAGGTTTTTTTTGGCCAAATTAGCTTGTTTGTCCGCTACTGAAAATTTTTGCAATATTACAAAATATTAATTTATTTTTTTATCACTATTTATTGATAAAAAACAAGCAATAAAGGACATTAATCTTATTATTCATAAGTATTACAACATTTTTAATTTGATTAATTATCACAACAATAAGAATATTAATAAAACAATAAAACATTTCATATAAATAAGTTTTATTAATCTATAGAAAAAAACTGATGCTTATCGTAAAAATGAAAAATTGTGAATTTCTGACCCTGAATTTTTAAACATTGGCTTTACAGATTAAGACAGTATTTAAAGAATATTTTGCGACTTAGCGATGGTCAACTTTTTAGTTTAAATAGATTTAGAATTAAGTATAGCACCTGAGGGGTCAAATTACTATTATTTTAGAGCTTGTTTAAATTTTATTAATTTAAATTCTGAACAATTAAGTTGTGATTTTTTCCAATCATTTTTTATATAATTCTCGCAGATTACTCAGATTTAGCAGATTAAAAACAGAGAAATTAATCTGCTCAATCAGCAAAATCCGCGAGATAAATTATTTTCATTTAAATATAAACAAGCTCTTAATATATTATAAAAAATATCTATTACGAATCACGACAAGCTTAATTTAAAATTAGGTAGTCATATTTCTAAGTAATAAATATGAAGCAATAAGTTAAAAATAACCAATAATATTATAGACTATTTACCTTCTCCCTCAAAAAAAACATTCTCGTTACGCAGGATGAGATTGTAGAATCTGATTATTCTCCAAATCCTGATTACGGTTTTTTATGAAATCAACGGGACGAATTCCATTGATTTCCTGAAAAAGATTTGAAAAGTTTGTTCTGGAAGCGATTCCGCACTTTTCTGCTAATGTCTCAATTTTGTAGTTTAGATACACTTTATCATTATACAACTTATTGGTAATATAATTGATACGAAGTTCACTTAGGTATCTATTAAAATTCATCTCCTTATACTCATTGATTACCTGAGAAAGATAATTTGAATTGGTATTAAATTTCATCGCCAACTTATTCAATGTCAATCCATTTTCAACAAATCCAGACTTTCTCTCAAAATTATCTAATTTTAAAAGTAAGTCGTTAATTATTGCGTCGCTTAATCCTGATTTTTCGTCTCCGTTTGGTTTTACTTTACTTTTTTCTGTAACAATTTCTGCAGAAGATTTATTCAGAATCTTTTCTTCCAAAATAAGATAGTTTGCTTTAATTCTTTTCTCATTCTTATATTTTATCATTAAAGCAATCGTAAGCGCTATGAGTAGAATAATTAAGCCCACAATAATCCAAATACCCCAAGATGTTGCTTTTTCTAGCCTTTCTTTTTCTTCGGTTAATGCTTCTGTATCATATTTTTTATGAATTGTTGATGCGAGGTAAGAAAAGTCTTTTGATATTACACTATCAGCCTTCAATAGTTGCTTGGTGTAATAGAGTTCTTTTTTGAGCTCACTATCTTTTTTATAGTAATTAATCAGTAGCTCATAGTTTTCACGAAGTTCCGGGAGTATAAAATTATGCTTTTGGAACACGGAGTCTACCTTATTAAAATGTAAAATGGCATTTGAATAATCCTGAAGACCTAAATACGATTTACCAATATAAAAGTAAACTACAGTCGCCCAGGCAAAATCGTTAATATTGGTAATTGGTTTTATTGATTCATGAAGTAAATTCAATGAATTTCTGTAATTTTTTTTCCGATATTCATTAATACCCTTTTCCTTTAGAAAATAGCCATATTCCTGCTGGAAATCTTTATTGTTTTTCGTCTGTTGAAATCCTATATTAAGAAGAGAATCTACGGCTTTGTAGTTATTTAATTTCCTATAAGATACAGCCATCTGATGAAGGCTATTGTAATACCCTCTTTTATTATTAAATACAATATTGGAATGTACTTTTTCTTTTGATTTTAATTCAAAATAAGATTGTGTTTTTTTAAAATGAATTAAAGCTTCTTGATTATATCCCAAATAACTTTTCACCACTCCCATATGATAAAGAATAGCATTTTTCAAGAAATCATCTTGGGAGTTTTTAGAATATTCATAAGCTTTTAAATACTCCTGTAAAGCAGACTGATATTTTTTATAATTAAAGTAATATACTACTCCTTTTCTAAGGTAAGCATCACTTATCAAATCGGTATTATCAGATAGCTTTGCCGCAAAAATAGCACTGTCGGCATATTTCAACTTAGCATTCGCAGAAGAAGAATAAAAGGTAGCATCATGATATCCTTGTACCAAATGCGGATAGTCTTTTTCTTTTTTAGCCAACGAGATATACTCTTTCAAAAACTGAAAAGCACGAGCGTCATTTTCAGAATAATTTTCGTATTTCTTCTTTATTTTATAGAAATCACTATACGATTCTTGTTGTGAATAGAAAGTGTTAAAAATAAATAAAAGCAGAATAAAGTAAAACCTGTTCAAAAATTCGGATTATGAGATGAAATATTTATCCTATAAAAGTAGCTAAAATCTAATTAAAACAATCAGAAAACAACACTTTAACATCATAAAATTCAAATTACACAAAAACACATTTAAATCACTGAAAATCAAAAACTTAAAATTGAGCTAATTCATTAATTAGCACGTGCTGATTCTACAATAAGTACTACAAACGTTTTCGTAAGCGGGTAAAGCGGTCTAAATTCGAAATCTGAATTCAAAGATAAAACCGGCCGGGATAACCTTTCAAAACAAAGTAGAAAATGAAAACGCTTATCTCAATATTTTTAGTTTTAACCATATTAATATCAACAATATCATGTAGGGTTCAAGATGATGATTTTGAAACAAATGAAATTGTAAATCATACAGAATTACAATTAGCTAGCAGAAAAAGTAACGACACTGCTACAACAAAATTCATTAATAGTCTAGGAGACCCGCCCCCAAAAAACGGAACACAATGGAGAATAAAAAAATAAAACCATAACCATAAAAACTTCAATTACAAAAGCAGCCAAATTAAAAAAATGAGTTTCTCACGTTTGGTTGCTTTTTCATCTTTTTTAATTTGAAGAATTTATAATTTAATCAATAATGACACACCAAAAGCATAGTCTATAAAGCCAAGAATCAGCAATACTGAAACTGATAAAAGCTACTTTAAATTTCAAAGAAAGAGCTTGGAGGCATTTACCCAAAGCTGAGAATGAACTGACTTTACAAATTAATCGGCTCAACGATGAGCAAAAAAGTGTAAAAATCAGCAACAACAAAGAAAAACACAACATCAATATCATTCTCAGCATAAGGGTTAAAAAGAGTGTTATAAAAAGCGTATTATGCGTAATAATAGACAAGGGGTCTGTATTTAAATTCTAGGTAAATTTCGTTTCTACGGAACCCCTAATAATAAAAGCTGTAATTTAATTATTACAGCTTTTATATTTTCGATGAAATTATTTTTTTAAAAATCCGAAAGCAAGTTTAAAATTACTACAGATTTTCGGATGTTTTACTCTATCTCATAAGAAATCTGAATCTGTCAATGTTTTTAAGCGCAATACCCGTTCCACGAACGACTGCTCTTAATGGGTCTTCAGCTACAAAAACAGGCAATCCTGTCTTTCTGTGAATTCTATCTGCTAATCCGTTAAGCAACGCACCGCCTCCTGCAAGGAAAATCCCTGTTTTATAAATATCTGTTGCAAGTTCTGGTGGTGTAATGGAAAGCGTTTCTAATATAGCGTCTTCAATTCGTATCAAAGATTTATCTAAGGCTTTAAAAATCTCTTTATAATTAACGATAATCTCTTTTGGCTTACCTGTAAGAAGGTCTTTTCCCTGTACAGAAATATCATCTAAAGGAAAATCTAATTCTTCCAATGCAGAACCAATTTCTATTTTTATTTTCTCAGCAGTTCTTTCACCAATATCCAGATTGTGCTTTGTTCTGATGAAATAAGAAATATCATTGTTAAAAACATCACCTGCTAATTTTAAAGATCTGTCGCAGACGATTCCACCTAATGCAATAACGGCTATTTCGGTTGTTCCACCACCTATGTCAACAATCATATTTCCTTCCGGACTTTCAACATCAATACCCGCTCCTATCGCTGCTGCCATTGGCTCATACACCATTATAATTTCTTTGGCATTTACTTTCTGTGCAGAATCTCTAACCGCTCTTCTTTCTACCTCGGTTATTCCCGAAGGGATGCATATAACGATTCTAAGTGCAGGCTGAAAAAACCTACCCTTAATTTGAGAAATCTGCTTAATAAATTCTTTAATTAGATGCTCAGAAGCGTGAAAATCTGCAATAACACCATCTTTCAACGGTCTGATAACTCTTATATCTTCATGCGTTTTACCCTGCATGAGTTTTGCCTCCTGTCCTACGGCGATTGCTTTTCCAGTCAAGCGGTCCATAGCAACAATAGAAGGTTGATCAATAACAATTTTATCCTGGTATATAATTAGGGTATTAGCCGTTCCTAAATCCATAGCAATCTCTGCCGTAAACATATCAAATATCCCCATTCTTACAATAATTTATAGGGCATAAAATTACGCCTATTCCTGATATTTACCGCTAAAATAAACTACTTAAGAAGTTAAACATACGTTAAAATTACAGATATAAGGCTTGATGAGCTTCACTTTCAAAAAAACAATGCTTTTTAAGAGTAATTTAAAGTTTAAACATTCTGTTCAGCTTTAAATATTATGGTTGATAATGTAAATTATTATTGGTAAATATTTTATCTTGGTATTTAAAATCTGAAGGTAGAAAATAATCATAAAAAGCAATTAAAATGAATCTACAAGCTGAGCAATTTTTCGAAAAAGCTAAGAAATGGAAAGAAGAATTCTATCTCTTACGTGAAATCATTTCTGAAAATGATGTTTTGGAAGAAGATTATAAATGGATGCATCCCTGTTATACATTAGATGGAAAAAATGTGGTGCTTATTCATGGTTTTAAAGAGTACTTTGCGCTGCTTTTTCATAAAGGTGCATTGATGAAAGATTCTGAACATATTCTCATTCAGCAAACCGAAAATGTACAGTCAGCAAGACAAATCAGATTTAAAAATATTGAGGAAGTAGAAAAACAACGAACCATTATAAAAAAATACATTGAAGAAGCAGTAGCAATAGAAAAATCCGGACAAAAAATAGAATTAAAAAAGGTTTCAGAATATCCTGTTCCAATAGAATTTCAACGAGCATTAGATGAAGATGTAGCTTTAAGTCAATCATTTTATGCATTAAGTCCTGGAAGACAAAAAGGATATTTATTTTATTTCAATCAGGCTAAACAATCAAAAACGCGTGAAACCAGAATTGAGAAACACTACCAAAATATTCTGGATGGAAAAGGAATGGATGATTAACCCATTAGAACTATTAAACAAAAACTCTCGCAGATTAAGCAAATTTTGCAGATAAGATTTTATAAATAATCAGCTCAATCTGCGAGAGTCTTTTTTTTAAAATGAATTTATTTTTCCTTCAGATCTTTATTAATCTGCTTTTCGGCATTTTTAGCTTTCTGTTCCTGAGCCGCTTTTTCTTTACGTTGCTGTTTTTTTGTCTTCTTCTCAGCACGTCTTTCTTCACGAATTACTTTGTTTGATTTTTCGTTATACAAAGCATCTACAATCCCCTGCCCTTTTTTACTGAATATTTTCACCTGTGGTTTCTCATGGGTTCCTGTAACAACAATAGGGAAACCAATTAATCCACCAGGAAGAATTCCAACACGTACTCTCAAATCTAGCAA
The sequence above is a segment of the Chryseobacterium turcicum genome. Coding sequences within it:
- a CDS encoding DUF11 domain-containing protein, whose protein sequence is MNKFLYSLVFLFLGLSYGYAEGSKDLYPSDAVGNRAFLVSGTGVNTASYPYGNLGIHYAYVKSGETIHAASSAQGVRNGRIRLTAPDGTVYTSGANTTGQIPNRIAEVAGPSSTGATVGDAYSTFNRLATNDQVGIWKIEFIAPGGITASDTPQVDMAATGSWSQANNNAGTTASIAAWDVSVRNSANNAWVNGRVYTNQFNFIINASFTEAKSFYGKNYVLTKDGYIYHVNNNGSNGVGFISYVNSKGFVDSANKQTYKSLTTSTITATQGQDPRDPDGPKGLTHKLFYNLPSTDLPISSNSKAVPGGVSTWLKSPRSTATASNITFSGVDGTAGQMGEKGGNIAFDSDSHGTYVVLIESDDPGVVFPSRTLTGDSEMGINTVFWNGKDGAGNNLPITGNIPVKVSVTLKGGEVHFPYIDMEINPKGIIIELLRADLSVESDVVYWDDSLILTGLAGEKSSPLTNLTGLSSGTTIGTTLANGHKWGTYSASSGSGNGGKGSYSFGNEKSMDTWSFVQGSTVTKTTSVNIKVADLKVSSITTDKSNLSAGDTFNIEVKVKNDGPDGVTGAPFSFILPAGFEANGTPVFTGNTCGSENLGITYNATTRIYSSKLALPNGCEITYSFPVKVNTVVTPANGNNNFTATILRPNDVTDPDATNPDVNTPPTDPFYECANNGLSTACNNIKSVVVTYFSNPFACNENMYLSQNNPTQLNLVNTTNLANLQFSPVGANSAINFNAIGYNAIDNHIYGIKNNTGELIKFGADGSFINLGTVLGLPINVEYNAGEFDLAGNLYIKINVVGNILYKINVSTKTATPITLDNNITVLDFAFNKNDNHLYAVLDNIGAAQNGMLIKVSLTGTVTTIGAADPVLRSFGGMIGANGEIYGFLNSGGFYKFDIVTGTRTKVSDSPSSSINDAAHCPSSPITEFLCYNPAVTAGSAQDTKVGITLLKRASAQDADNWPMVRKGGFMALESNNQGFVPTRIAKANLGNITKPQEGMMVYDTTDKCLKIYTGTEWKCFSTPACP
- a CDS encoding helix-turn-helix domain-containing protein, with the translated sequence MNRFYFILLLFIFNTFYSQQESYSDFYKIKKKYENYSENDARAFQFLKEYISLAKKEKDYPHLVQGYHDATFYSSSANAKLKYADSAIFAAKLSDNTDLISDAYLRKGVVYYFNYKKYQSALQEYLKAYEYSKNSQDDFLKNAILYHMGVVKSYLGYNQEALIHFKKTQSYFELKSKEKVHSNIVFNNKRGYYNSLHQMAVSYRKLNNYKAVDSLLNIGFQQTKNNKDFQQEYGYFLKEKGINEYRKKNYRNSLNLLHESIKPITNINDFAWATVVYFYIGKSYLGLQDYSNAILHFNKVDSVFQKHNFILPELRENYELLINYYKKDSELKKELYYTKQLLKADSVISKDFSYLASTIHKKYDTEALTEEKERLEKATSWGIWIIVGLIILLIALTIALMIKYKNEKRIKANYLILEEKILNKSSAEIVTEKSKVKPNGDEKSGLSDAIINDLLLKLDNFERKSGFVENGLTLNKLAMKFNTNSNYLSQVINEYKEMNFNRYLSELRINYITNKLYNDKVYLNYKIETLAEKCGIASRTNFSNLFQEINGIRPVDFIKNRNQDLENNQILQSHPA
- a CDS encoding rod shape-determining protein translates to MGIFDMFTAEIAMDLGTANTLIIYQDKIVIDQPSIVAMDRLTGKAIAVGQEAKLMQGKTHEDIRVIRPLKDGVIADFHASEHLIKEFIKQISQIKGRFFQPALRIVICIPSGITEVERRAVRDSAQKVNAKEIIMVYEPMAAAIGAGIDVESPEGNMIVDIGGGTTEIAVIALGGIVCDRSLKLAGDVFNNDISYFIRTKHNLDIGERTAEKIKIEIGSALEELDFPLDDISVQGKDLLTGKPKEIIVNYKEIFKALDKSLIRIEDAILETLSITPPELATDIYKTGIFLAGGGALLNGLADRIHRKTGLPVFVAEDPLRAVVRGTGIALKNIDRFRFLMR
- a CDS encoding YdeI/OmpD-associated family protein; this translates as MNLQAEQFFEKAKKWKEEFYLLREIISENDVLEEDYKWMHPCYTLDGKNVVLIHGFKEYFALLFHKGALMKDSEHILIQQTENVQSARQIRFKNIEEVEKQRTIIKKYIEEAVAIEKSGQKIELKKVSEYPVPIEFQRALDEDVALSQSFYALSPGRQKGYLFYFNQAKQSKTRETRIEKHYQNILDGKGMDD